A section of the Clostridium omnivorum genome encodes:
- the panD gene encoding aspartate 1-decarboxylase codes for MQLNMLKCKIHRATITEAKLNYVGSITIDTALMESSGLLEYEKVQIVDINNGNRFETYVIPGEKNSGIICLNGAAARCVQPGDKIIIMAYCQMDEIEAKSYKPTVVFVDSNNKIKEITFYEKHGEIK; via the coding sequence ATGCAATTAAATATGTTAAAATGTAAAATTCACAGAGCTACTATTACTGAAGCAAAATTAAACTATGTTGGAAGTATTACTATAGATACTGCGCTAATGGAAAGCTCAGGACTTTTAGAATATGAAAAGGTTCAGATAGTGGACATAAATAACGGAAATAGATTTGAAACTTATGTTATACCAGGGGAAAAAAATAGTGGCATAATATGCCTTAATGGAGCTGCTGCTAGATGTGTTCAGCCTGGAGATAAGATAATAATAATGGCATACTGCCAAATGGATGAAATTGAAGCAAAATCCTATAAACCTACTGTGGTTTTTGTAGATTCTAATAATAAAATAAAAGAAATAACTTTTTATGAAAAACATGGAGAAATAAAATAG
- a CDS encoding DUF350 domain-containing protein yields MTVLNNLGLSAVFGLLGILILALGYLIFDKMIPLDFNKELEKGNMAVGILIAGLLIGIAIIVSRVVAA; encoded by the coding sequence ATGACTGTATTAAATAATTTAGGCTTAAGTGCTGTATTTGGTCTGCTTGGAATACTTATACTAGCATTGGGATATTTAATCTTTGATAAAATGATACCATTAGATTTTAATAAAGAACTTGAAAAGGGAAATATGGCTGTAGGTATATTAATTGCAGGACTATTGATAGGAATAGCAATAATAGTTTCAAGAGTAGTGGCGGCATAG
- a CDS encoding Rossmann-like and DUF2520 domain-containing protein: MNIGFIGAGKVGFSLGKYFSINSINLSGYYSRSFTSSKQAAEFTDSKAYENIEEFLNATDIIFITTPDDMILTVWNEIYKYKLQNKFICHCSGSLSSKIFSNLNNSGAFGYSIHPIYAFSDRYNSYKNLNEAFFSIEGDDKHIDTMKNIFKVLKNKYFVIAANNKPLYHLASVTVSNLVLSLIDTGCEELVSCGINGEDALKALLPLIENNIKNISKNGIINSLTGPVERGDLNTIKHHVEIIPFEFRNTYSELSFNLLKLSEKKHHDRDYSALKQYFNEIKNH; the protein is encoded by the coding sequence TTGAACATAGGCTTTATAGGAGCCGGAAAGGTTGGTTTTTCATTAGGCAAATATTTTTCTATTAATAGTATAAACTTATCTGGGTATTACAGTAGAAGTTTTACATCCTCTAAACAAGCTGCAGAGTTTACCGATTCTAAGGCTTATGAAAATATAGAGGAATTCTTAAATGCTACAGATATTATTTTTATAACCACTCCCGATGATATGATATTAACTGTTTGGAACGAAATATATAAATATAAATTGCAAAATAAATTCATATGCCACTGTAGTGGTTCACTTTCTTCAAAAATCTTTTCAAACTTAAACAATTCAGGTGCCTTTGGATATTCTATTCACCCTATATATGCATTTTCAGATAGATATAATTCCTATAAAAATTTAAATGAAGCCTTTTTCTCAATTGAAGGCGATGATAAACATATTGATACTATGAAAAATATCTTTAAAGTACTAAAAAACAAATATTTTGTTATAGCTGCTAATAATAAGCCACTATACCATCTTGCCAGCGTAACAGTGTCTAATTTAGTATTATCTCTAATAGATACTGGTTGTGAAGAATTAGTAAGCTGCGGTATAAATGGTGAAGATGCACTAAAAGCACTACTTCCTCTTATAGAAAACAACATAAAAAACATAAGCAAAAATGGTATAATCAATTCCCTTACTGGTCCAGTTGAAAGAGGGGATCTAAATACTATAAAGCATCACGTGGAAATTATTCCATTTGAATTTAGAAATACCTATAGTGAATTATCTTTTAATCTATTAAAGTTATCTGAAAAAAAGCATCATGATAGGGACTATTCCGCATTAAAACAATACTTTAATGAGATAAAAAATCACTGA
- a CDS encoding protease complex subunit PrcB family protein, whose product MKKIVSLFAVIMSTAIISGCGSKPVSDKVNTSPVNIEKDSEKKKEIPEGLTNNEIEFSEARENELPANMANSIKLLMPNRGYFYEEKNNTYYIAIFLGKRSTGGYSIKVKSVEDIEGITNITVEEYGPKTNAMVTQVITYPYTIIKASQITPNFVVKNTKGESFEEMKKEWQEY is encoded by the coding sequence ATGAAAAAAATAGTAAGTTTATTTGCAGTAATTATGTCCACTGCTATAATTTCTGGCTGCGGGAGTAAGCCAGTAAGTGATAAAGTTAATACTTCACCAGTGAATATAGAAAAAGATAGTGAGAAGAAAAAAGAAATTCCTGAGGGATTAACTAATAATGAAATTGAATTCAGTGAGGCAAGAGAAAATGAACTTCCAGCTAATATGGCAAACTCTATTAAATTACTAATGCCAAATAGGGGATACTTTTATGAAGAAAAAAATAATACTTACTATATAGCAATATTTTTAGGAAAAAGATCAACAGGCGGTTACAGTATTAAAGTAAAGTCAGTTGAAGATATAGAAGGCATCACAAATATTACAGTAGAAGAATATGGACCAAAGACCAATGCAATGGTAACTCAAGTGATAACTTATCCTTATACAATTATAAAAGCTTCACAAATTACTCCTAATTTTGTTGTAAAGAATACTAAAGGGGAGAGCTTTGAAGAAATGAAGAAAGAATGGCAGGAATATTAA
- the panB gene encoding 3-methyl-2-oxobutanoate hydroxymethyltransferase has product MKNTVATFKQSKLKGEKLSMLTAYDYSMARLMDSSEINGILVGDSLGMVCLGYKDTLSVTMEDMIHHTKAVSRGVKNALVVGDMPFMSYQTSTYDAVKNAGRLIQEGTAEAVKLEGGASVEEQIKAIVKAQIPVMGHIGLTPQSINIFGGFKVQGKDSSSARQIIDDAKKLEEAGAFSIVLECVPAELASRITESVSIPTIGIGAGPGCDGQILVYQDMLGMFSDLKPKFVKNYANVGEIMINAFKNYIEEVKQGVFPQTVHSFSMSEGELNKLY; this is encoded by the coding sequence TTGAAAAATACTGTTGCAACCTTTAAGCAGTCAAAATTAAAGGGTGAAAAACTATCTATGCTTACTGCATATGACTATTCAATGGCAAGACTTATGGATAGCTCAGAAATAAATGGCATACTAGTTGGAGATTCTCTTGGAATGGTTTGTCTAGGATATAAAGACACACTTAGTGTAACCATGGAAGATATGATACACCATACTAAAGCAGTTTCAAGAGGTGTAAAGAATGCTTTAGTTGTTGGCGATATGCCTTTTATGTCTTATCAAACCTCTACTTATGATGCTGTAAAAAATGCAGGCAGACTTATTCAAGAAGGTACAGCTGAAGCGGTAAAGCTAGAAGGTGGAGCTTCAGTAGAAGAGCAAATCAAAGCTATAGTAAAAGCACAGATTCCTGTAATGGGTCATATAGGTCTTACTCCACAATCTATAAATATATTTGGAGGCTTTAAGGTTCAAGGAAAAGATAGCAGTTCAGCAAGACAGATAATAGATGATGCTAAGAAATTAGAAGAAGCAGGTGCTTTTTCTATAGTACTAGAATGTGTACCAGCTGAACTTGCTAGCCGCATTACCGAATCAGTATCAATTCCAACCATTGGAATCGGTGCAGGTCCAGGTTGTGATGGGCAAATATTAGTGTACCAGGATATGCTTGGGATGTTTTCTGATTTAAAGCCTAAGTTTGTAAAAAATTATGCTAATGTTGGTGAAATAATGATAAATGCCTTTAAAAATTACATTGAAGAAGTTAAGCAAGGTGTATTTCCACAAACAGTACACTCATTTTCAATGTCAGAGGGTGAATTAAATAAATTATATTAA
- a CDS encoding vitamin B12-dependent ribonucleotide reductase, translating to MSHNNMKNSDKSIKTIIKRFYTNELELDKDKTVYDLFSWKKVDVVLKDYKTGKVLVDMKDLEFPENYSQNACNIIASKYFRRAGVPNELGYENSMRMVAHRLVSFWRDALVEEGIIETEEEKNIFYDEMVYGLLNQMYAPNSPQWFNTGLAQSYGIKGAKQGNFYYNEELKAVVECEDTYSRTQASACFILSIEDKLLGSHSISDQFVAETKLFKGGSGTGTNFSVIRAKGEKLSGGGVSSGLMSFLKALDRNAGAIKSGGTTRRAAKMVCLDVDHPEIMDFITWKAKEENKVRALGKMGYDTDIDGEAYETVSGQNSNNSIRFSDEFMTKVKNLSDNENEVIKIKGRVDSRLDREIKVKEIWDAFNNSAWQCADPAPQFDDTFNAWHTCPAGEDGNYNAVHNRINSTNPCGEYAFLNDTSCNLASINIYKFYNHDRRSFDIDGYVHLIGFIQLALEASIYWGQFPTEDIARKTYMFRTTGLGISNIASLFMVMGYPYNSEESRNLAAALVGIMTGHSYYVSSLMAKKIGTFEKYPINKDYMMRVIRNHARVTGALNSKYEDLNYTPVEVNHELLGANKLQKLSDILKSAWINALECGKEYGFRNAQVSVIAPTGTISFAMDCVATSIEPFFSHIVYKKLVGGGFMTVVNPVIEQSLENLGYSSEEISDILAYVLRMETVSEGDFSYEKILDGKIEGAPHLKEEHLPIFDTANVCGTGKRYISAMGHVKMVAAITPLISGAISKTVNVPKTATIEDFKNVVLTSWELGIKGITLYRDSSKAAQPLNTSLTAEDSNVDLDSLTYAQLLAKAKELQAEHHYSKRDKPLGIRYGTTHPAQIEDVKIYTTVNRRENGEISEIYITTDREGTIITGLLNSLSKSISVMLQYHVPPKDIARMLRGQKYEPYGFVQKHPYIKSVSSISDLISKIIDIELGDFSRCQVKPDDYISSTVENSPFNHHPINSSAVEAEPIKASEESKKAVVEGEKLYGVSCPSCSGTRMVTNGTCKVCLDCGSTTGCS from the coding sequence ATGTCACATAATAATATGAAAAACAGCGACAAATCCATTAAAACTATTATTAAGAGATTTTATACCAATGAACTAGAACTAGATAAGGATAAAACCGTCTATGATTTATTTTCATGGAAAAAGGTTGATGTAGTTCTTAAAGATTATAAAACTGGCAAAGTACTTGTGGATATGAAAGATTTAGAATTTCCTGAGAACTATTCACAAAATGCTTGCAATATAATAGCATCAAAATATTTTAGAAGAGCTGGCGTTCCAAATGAACTTGGTTATGAAAACAGTATGAGAATGGTAGCGCACCGTTTAGTAAGCTTTTGGCGTGATGCTCTAGTTGAAGAAGGAATTATAGAAACTGAGGAAGAAAAGAATATTTTTTATGATGAAATGGTCTATGGCCTATTAAATCAAATGTATGCTCCAAATTCTCCTCAATGGTTTAATACAGGACTTGCTCAAAGTTATGGCATCAAGGGTGCTAAGCAAGGAAACTTCTATTACAATGAAGAGCTTAAAGCTGTAGTAGAATGTGAAGATACATATTCAAGAACACAAGCCTCAGCTTGTTTTATATTATCCATAGAAGATAAATTATTAGGTTCTCATTCTATTTCAGATCAATTTGTAGCAGAAACAAAGTTATTCAAAGGCGGTTCTGGTACAGGTACTAATTTCTCAGTTATTAGAGCTAAGGGTGAAAAACTCTCTGGTGGAGGTGTATCCTCTGGGCTAATGAGTTTTCTAAAAGCACTAGATAGAAATGCAGGTGCAATTAAATCTGGCGGAACTACAAGAAGAGCTGCTAAAATGGTTTGTCTAGATGTAGACCATCCTGAAATAATGGATTTTATAACCTGGAAAGCCAAAGAGGAAAATAAAGTTAGGGCGCTTGGAAAAATGGGTTATGATACAGACATAGATGGAGAAGCTTATGAAACAGTTTCTGGACAAAATAGCAATAATTCTATAAGATTCTCTGATGAGTTTATGACAAAAGTTAAGAACCTTAGTGATAACGAAAATGAGGTTATTAAAATAAAAGGTAGAGTGGACAGTAGACTAGACCGTGAAATAAAGGTAAAAGAAATATGGGATGCATTCAATAATTCTGCTTGGCAATGTGCAGATCCAGCCCCTCAATTTGATGATACTTTTAATGCATGGCATACTTGCCCTGCTGGAGAGGATGGAAATTACAATGCTGTACACAATAGAATAAATTCCACAAACCCATGTGGAGAATATGCCTTTTTAAATGATACCTCCTGTAATCTTGCTTCTATAAATATTTATAAGTTCTATAACCATGATAGAAGAAGCTTTGATATAGATGGCTATGTTCATTTAATAGGATTTATTCAATTGGCACTAGAGGCATCTATTTATTGGGGACAATTCCCTACTGAAGATATTGCCAGAAAAACCTACATGTTTAGAACAACAGGTCTAGGTATTTCTAACATAGCTTCATTATTTATGGTTATGGGTTATCCATATAATTCAGAGGAAAGCAGAAATCTAGCTGCTGCATTAGTTGGAATAATGACTGGCCATTCCTATTATGTATCATCACTAATGGCAAAGAAAATTGGAACCTTTGAAAAATATCCTATAAATAAGGATTATATGATGAGAGTAATCAGAAATCATGCTCGAGTAACAGGAGCACTTAATTCTAAATATGAAGATTTAAATTATACTCCAGTAGAAGTAAACCATGAGCTTTTAGGTGCCAACAAGCTTCAAAAGCTAAGTGACATATTAAAATCAGCTTGGATAAATGCATTAGAGTGCGGCAAGGAATACGGATTCAGAAATGCTCAAGTTTCTGTAATTGCTCCAACAGGTACTATTTCCTTTGCTATGGACTGCGTAGCTACTTCTATTGAGCCTTTCTTCAGCCATATAGTGTATAAAAAATTAGTTGGCGGTGGTTTCATGACTGTAGTTAACCCAGTTATAGAGCAGTCGCTTGAAAACCTTGGCTACAGCAGTGAAGAAATTTCAGATATTCTTGCATATGTGCTTAGGATGGAAACAGTATCTGAAGGTGATTTTTCCTATGAAAAAATATTAGATGGCAAAATTGAAGGTGCACCACATTTAAAAGAAGAGCATCTTCCAATATTTGATACTGCTAATGTTTGCGGAACTGGAAAAAGATATATAAGTGCTATGGGCCATGTTAAAATGGTAGCAGCAATAACTCCGCTAATATCTGGAGCTATATCAAAAACTGTAAATGTTCCAAAAACCGCAACTATTGAGGATTTTAAAAATGTAGTTTTAACCTCCTGGGAGCTTGGAATAAAAGGAATAACTCTTTATAGAGATTCATCCAAAGCGGCTCAACCTTTAAATACAAGCTTAACTGCTGAGGACTCTAATGTAGATTTAGATAGTCTTACTTATGCACAACTTTTAGCTAAGGCTAAAGAACTTCAAGCTGAACATCATTATTCCAAGAGGGATAAGCCACTTGGAATTAGATATGGTACCACACATCCTGCTCAAATTGAGGATGTTAAGATATACACAACAGTAAACAGAAGAGAAAACGGCGAAATATCAGAAATATATATAACTACAGATAGAGAAGGTACAATTATAACTGGATTATTAAATTCATTATCTAAATCAATATCAGTTATGCTTCAGTATCATGTACCGCCAAAGGATATAGCAAGAATGCTTAGAGGTCAAAAGTATGAACCCTATGGTTTTGTTCAAAAGCATCCTTATATAAAGTCTGTAAGCTCAATTTCTGACCTTATTAGCAAGATAATTGATATAGAATTAGGTGATTTTTCAAGATGCCAGGTTAAGCCTGACGATTATATAAGCAGCACCGTTGAAAACAGCCCATTTAATCACCATCCAATAAATAGCTCAGCTGTTGAAGCTGAACCTATTAAAGCTTCAGAAGAAAGCAAGAAAGCAGTTGTAGAAGGAGAAAAACTATATGGTGTCTCCTGTCCTAGCTGTTCAGGAACGAGGATGGTTACAAATGGTACTTGCAAAGTATGCTTAGACTGTGGTTCTACTACTGGATGCAGCTAA
- a CDS encoding Lrp/AsnC ligand binding domain-containing protein — MDMESNTSLKLDDLDFQILNILFTDSRTPFLEIARQCDVSGGTIHVRMKKMEDLGIIKGTKLIVDPSKLGYDVCCFIGIHLEKASCFNSVLDEMKKINEIVELHYTTGSYSILMKVLCKNMSHLQDLIMNKIQCIDGVQSTNTFISLLKPIDRNLQL, encoded by the coding sequence ATGGATATGGAATCAAATACAAGTCTTAAATTAGATGACTTAGATTTTCAAATTTTAAACATATTATTTACTGATTCGCGTACACCTTTTTTAGAAATTGCTAGGCAGTGTGATGTTAGTGGCGGAACGATTCATGTGCGAATGAAAAAGATGGAAGACCTAGGAATAATTAAGGGAACTAAACTTATTGTAGACCCATCAAAGCTCGGTTATGATGTGTGCTGTTTTATTGGTATACATCTAGAAAAGGCATCTTGTTTTAATTCTGTTCTTGATGAGATGAAAAAAATAAATGAGATAGTTGAGCTTCATTATACCACTGGAAGCTATTCAATATTAATGAAAGTACTATGTAAAAATATGAGTCACCTCCAAGATTTAATTATGAACAAAATTCAATGTATAGATGGAGTTCAAAGTACAAATACATTTATTTCTCTTTTAAAGCCTATTGATAGAAATCTACAGTTATAA
- a CDS encoding phosphoenolpyruvate carboxykinase, giving the protein MKKEFSLSNEKVMINFTAKYCDTNEKLLDSDGFKRILSAYYDRIKARNTNVYKYLVESFHSESKLIVEDITNLFKLLTVVNAEEVSKIGTKYENLLSNKDYFINFIEDLYSFWRKLERYSIVHSTRMNEGLESTSFLDANNQFSMLILSLYRKIEENVLGYKPSVYRQLPAGGNAGIIVNDNRWRLPNGYESLKDIPFIGSIMIDPPFISYPKKNTRAGVFNECYENPLKDCTINKDHFFCYPAKVGSLLAYIYFHRDFMAHGVTLCNLFEMARVEEYKGTKPDIVFVFGARDNNTDIRTVFYDDTLNDIMMGLVSYGDAIDYFGYMKKMTLTLHNLIMIKRGYLPIHGAMVNIVMKNGKSANVIIMGDSGAGKSESLEAFRGLSEDYISDMTIVFDDMGVVKLDENSKLFGYGTEIGAFVRLDDLDQGYAFKEIDRSIFMNPDKTNARLVMPVATYKEIIKGYPVDLFLYANNYEEVTDGMEEIEYFNNPEAAIEVFKDGARMAKGTTSEKGLVKSYFANPFGPVQKIKETDILIENYFKAMFDTGVKVGQIRTCLGIEGKEKEGPKNAAIKLFNIIKNFK; this is encoded by the coding sequence ATGAAAAAGGAATTTTCTTTAAGCAATGAGAAAGTAATGATAAACTTCACAGCTAAATATTGTGATACTAATGAAAAACTCTTAGACAGTGATGGATTTAAAAGAATATTAAGTGCATATTACGATAGAATAAAAGCCAGAAACACAAACGTTTATAAATACCTAGTTGAAAGCTTCCATAGTGAAAGCAAACTTATAGTAGAAGATATTACTAATTTATTTAAATTGTTAACTGTAGTTAATGCAGAGGAAGTTTCAAAGATAGGTACAAAATATGAAAATCTTTTAAGCAATAAGGATTACTTTATTAATTTTATTGAAGATTTGTATTCATTTTGGAGAAAGCTTGAGAGATATTCAATAGTTCATAGTACTAGGATGAATGAGGGACTAGAAAGTACAAGTTTTCTTGATGCAAATAACCAATTTTCCATGCTTATTTTAAGCCTTTATAGAAAAATAGAAGAAAATGTATTAGGCTATAAGCCTTCTGTTTATAGACAGCTGCCAGCTGGCGGAAATGCAGGAATTATTGTTAATGATAATAGATGGAGACTTCCTAATGGCTACGAATCATTGAAGGACATTCCTTTTATAGGATCAATTATGATAGATCCACCTTTCATATCTTATCCAAAGAAAAATACCAGGGCAGGAGTATTCAATGAATGTTATGAAAATCCACTTAAAGATTGTACAATTAATAAAGATCACTTCTTTTGCTATCCTGCTAAGGTAGGATCGCTACTTGCTTATATATATTTTCATAGAGATTTTATGGCTCACGGTGTAACCTTGTGCAATTTGTTTGAAATGGCAAGGGTAGAAGAATATAAAGGCACTAAACCTGACATAGTATTTGTATTTGGAGCAAGAGATAATAATACTGATATAAGAACTGTATTTTATGATGATACTTTGAATGATATAATGATGGGGCTCGTTAGTTATGGAGATGCTATAGATTATTTTGGCTATATGAAGAAAATGACACTTACTCTTCATAACTTAATAATGATAAAAAGAGGATACTTACCAATACATGGTGCCATGGTAAATATAGTAATGAAAAATGGAAAGTCAGCAAACGTAATAATAATGGGGGATAGTGGTGCAGGAAAATCCGAAAGCCTTGAGGCATTTAGAGGGCTTAGTGAAGATTATATAAGTGATATGACCATAGTATTTGATGATATGGGAGTAGTTAAATTAGATGAAAACAGCAAGCTGTTTGGTTATGGTACGGAAATAGGTGCATTCGTTAGGCTTGATGATTTAGATCAGGGCTATGCCTTTAAGGAAATTGACAGAAGTATCTTTATGAATCCTGACAAAACAAATGCTAGACTTGTAATGCCGGTTGCTACTTATAAAGAAATAATTAAAGGATATCCTGTAGATTTATTCTTGTACGCAAATAACTATGAAGAAGTAACTGATGGAATGGAAGAAATAGAATATTTTAATAATCCAGAAGCTGCAATAGAGGTATTTAAAGATGGTGCCAGAATGGCCAAAGGAACTACTTCAGAAAAAGGTCTTGTAAAATCTTATTTTGCAAATCCTTTTGGACCTGTTCAAAAAATTAAAGAAACTGATATACTCATTGAAAATTACTTTAAAGCTATGTTTGATACTGGGGTTAAGGTTGGACAAATAAGAACTTGTCTTGGAATAGAAGGCAAGGAAAAGGAAGGCCCTAAAAATGCAGCAATCAAATTGTTTAATATAATAAAAAATTTTAAATAA
- the panC gene encoding pantoate--beta-alanine ligase, protein MHIVHTIKEVRAQIKLWRNEGLSVGYIPTMGFLHEGHASLIKKASEENDRVVVSIFVNPIQFGPNEDFEKYPRDLKRDSYICSSNGAHLIFAPEPSEMYVQNNSTFVDVENITEGLCGAKRPGHFKGVCTVVSKFFNIISPDRAYFGEKDAQQLAVIRKMVIDLNFNIEIVGCPIVREPDGLALSSRNTYLSAEERKAALILNKSLKLAKASLEAGEKNPSEIKRTIIDELSKEPLAKIDYVEVVDSLSLKPIDSINNKILVAIAVYIGKTRLIDNFSF, encoded by the coding sequence ATGCATATTGTTCATACTATTAAAGAAGTAAGAGCTCAAATTAAGCTTTGGAGAAATGAAGGTTTGTCAGTAGGTTACATACCAACTATGGGATTTCTTCATGAAGGTCATGCCAGTCTTATAAAAAAGGCATCAGAAGAAAATGATAGAGTTGTGGTTAGCATATTTGTAAATCCTATACAATTTGGTCCTAATGAAGATTTTGAAAAATACCCTAGAGACCTTAAAAGAGATTCATATATTTGCAGCAGTAATGGAGCCCATCTAATATTTGCTCCAGAACCCTCCGAAATGTATGTACAAAATAATTCTACATTCGTAGATGTAGAAAACATAACTGAAGGTCTATGTGGAGCAAAAAGGCCAGGTCATTTTAAAGGAGTTTGTACAGTTGTATCCAAATTTTTTAATATTATTTCTCCAGACAGAGCCTACTTTGGTGAAAAAGATGCTCAACAGCTTGCAGTTATTAGAAAAATGGTAATAGACTTAAACTTTAATATAGAAATTGTTGGGTGCCCGATAGTCCGAGAACCTGATGGACTTGCTTTGAGTTCAAGAAACACTTATCTATCAGCTGAAGAAAGAAAGGCAGCTCTTATATTGAATAAAAGTCTTAAATTGGCTAAAGCTTCACTTGAAGCAGGTGAAAAAAATCCATCTGAAATCAAAAGAACAATTATTGATGAACTAAGCAAGGAGCCTTTAGCAAAAATAGACTATGTAGAAGTGGTAGATAGTTTATCCTTAAAACCTATAGACTCTATTAATAATAAGATTCTAGTTGCAATAGCTGTTTATATCGGAAAAACCAGATTAATTGATAATTTTTCGTTCTAA
- a CDS encoding S66 peptidase family protein, whose protein sequence is MIGKRLKNGDTIGLISPASIESIENINNGKKIIADLGFNIAEGKHVYDKWGYFAGRDKDRAEDIMRMFIDDSIDMILCVRGGYGSMRILPFIDFDLIKKHPKIIIGYSDITVLLNTINQRCGLITFHGPTLSSDLQEKNTLMSLLNTLKDGFKPYSIMNPSSIILECYGKENVQGELVGGNLCLITSNLGTPYEIDTKNKILFLEEVGEEPYRIDRMLTQLLLAGKLQQCKGIILGQFTDCDINGEKENEFTLWQVIENRILSLNKPVMLNLMSGHSYPKLTLPIGARVELNYRKGSVDVLEPVVK, encoded by the coding sequence ATGATAGGTAAAAGATTAAAAAATGGAGATACTATAGGACTTATATCACCAGCTAGCATCGAAAGTATAGAAAATATTAACAATGGCAAGAAAATAATAGCAGATCTAGGCTTTAATATAGCTGAAGGCAAGCATGTTTATGACAAATGGGGATATTTTGCAGGAAGAGATAAAGATAGAGCTGAGGATATAATGAGAATGTTTATAGATGATTCCATAGATATGATTTTATGCGTCCGCGGCGGATATGGCAGCATGAGAATTTTGCCATTTATTGACTTCGACTTAATTAAAAAACATCCCAAAATAATTATTGGTTATAGCGATATTACAGTACTTCTCAATACTATAAATCAAAGGTGCGGTCTTATCACTTTTCATGGGCCTACTCTAAGCAGTGATCTTCAAGAAAAGAATACACTTATGAGCTTATTAAATACATTAAAAGATGGGTTTAAGCCATATAGTATTATGAATCCTTCTTCAATTATACTTGAATGCTATGGAAAAGAAAATGTTCAGGGTGAATTAGTTGGTGGGAATCTATGTCTAATAACAAGCAATTTAGGAACTCCTTATGAAATAGATACAAAAAATAAGATATTATTTTTAGAAGAAGTAGGAGAAGAACCTTATAGAATAGATAGAATGCTGACTCAACTACTTTTAGCTGGAAAACTTCAGCAGTGTAAGGGGATAATTCTTGGTCAGTTTACGGATTGTGATATAAATGGTGAAAAAGAAAATGAATTTACCCTTTGGCAGGTTATTGAAAATAGAATATTGAGTCTAAACAAACCAGTAATGTTGAATCTTATGTCAGGTCATTCTTATCCTAAACTTACTCTGCCTATAGGAGCTAGAGTTGAACTCAATTATAGAAAAGGCAGTGTAGATGTACTTGAACCTGTTGTAAAATAA
- a CDS encoding DUF378 domain-containing protein codes for MRALDTIALLLVIIGAVNWGLIGFFRFDLVAALFGDMSTFSRIVYALVGIAGLYAISFLGRDRYGDRDVEVHR; via the coding sequence ATGAGAGCATTAGATACAATTGCACTATTGTTAGTAATAATAGGTGCAGTTAATTGGGGATTAATAGGATTTTTCCGTTTTGACTTAGTTGCTGCTCTGTTCGGAGATATGTCAACATTTTCAAGAATAGTATATGCTCTAGTAGGTATTGCAGGTCTTTATGCTATATCCTTCTTAGGAAGAGATAGATATGGTGATAGAGATGTAGAAGTACACAGATAA
- a CDS encoding gamma carbonic anhydrase family protein yields the protein MIYNFEDKRPEISESAFIAESADVIGEVFIGEQCGIWFGTVIRADGKSITVGNGTNIQDNCTVHISSEYPTVIGEYVTIGHGAIVHACKVGSYSLIGMGAIVLDGAEVGDYSIIGAGSVVTYRTKIPSGVLALGTPARVVRELSEEEKLSLKQSSEKYIELAEKYKRNC from the coding sequence ATGATATATAATTTTGAAGATAAAAGACCAGAAATTTCAGAAAGTGCTTTTATAGCAGAAAGTGCTGATGTAATAGGAGAGGTTTTCATAGGTGAACAATGCGGTATTTGGTTTGGAACTGTAATTAGGGCAGATGGAAAAAGTATAACAGTTGGCAATGGAACTAACATTCAGGATAATTGTACAGTTCATATTAGCAGTGAATATCCCACCGTGATAGGTGAGTATGTTACTATAGGACATGGTGCAATTGTTCATGCTTGTAAGGTTGGAAGTTATAGCCTTATTGGTATGGGTGCTATTGTATTAGACGGTGCAGAAGTAGGGGATTACTCTATTATTGGAGCAGGCAGTGTAGTTACATATAGAACTAAAATACCTTCAGGAGTATTAGCGTTAGGTACGCCAGCTAGGGTGGTAAGAGAACTTTCTGAAGAAGAAAAGTTATCCTTAAAACAATCATCGGAAAAATATATTGAGCTTGCAGAAAAATATAAAAGAAATTGTTGA